A region from the Candidatus Binatia bacterium genome encodes:
- a CDS encoding SPFH domain-containing protein — protein sequence MSQFLEVIEWLDETGTEIVHRVPESGSGETKLGAQLIVRDSQAAIFFKSGRGLDVFGPGRHTLSTLNLPILTKVLALPWGFTSPFRAEVYFVNLKVFTNLRWGTKDPVAFKDRELGLVRLRAFGAFTMRVVEPLLFVNSLVGTQGVFSTADIEDYLREVIVSRLNDYLGENVESVLDLPQRYDEMGQAVRARLESDFAKYGIALVDFLIGRITPPEEVQRRIDDRAGMAAIGDLDAYLKFRAANALGGTGHGGGGGANGSGAGHDAGAANAMEIGLGAGLGMLLPGMVLRSLRGEPITSSAMLEREGLHCPECHAAVSPDCRFCPHCGHQLVVARKCPRCDKNVTAQANFCPACGVDLSRKLTCTACATRLPHGTRFCFHCGEKVVEPAPPQAR from the coding sequence ATGTCCCAATTCCTCGAGGTCATCGAATGGCTCGACGAGACCGGCACCGAGATCGTGCACCGGGTGCCCGAGTCCGGCTCGGGTGAGACCAAGCTCGGTGCGCAGCTCATCGTGCGCGACAGCCAGGCGGCGATCTTCTTCAAGAGCGGCCGCGGGCTCGACGTCTTCGGACCGGGACGGCACACGCTGTCGACGCTCAACCTGCCGATCCTGACCAAGGTCCTGGCGCTGCCCTGGGGCTTCACGAGCCCGTTCCGCGCCGAGGTCTACTTCGTCAACCTCAAGGTCTTCACCAACCTGCGCTGGGGGACGAAGGATCCGGTCGCGTTCAAGGACCGCGAGCTGGGGCTCGTGCGGCTGCGCGCGTTCGGCGCCTTCACCATGCGCGTCGTCGAGCCGCTGCTGTTCGTGAACAGCCTGGTCGGCACGCAGGGCGTGTTCTCGACCGCCGACATCGAGGACTACCTGCGCGAGGTGATCGTCTCGCGCCTGAACGACTACCTCGGCGAGAACGTCGAGAGCGTGCTCGACCTGCCGCAGCGCTACGACGAGATGGGTCAGGCCGTGCGGGCGCGCCTCGAGAGCGACTTCGCGAAGTACGGCATCGCACTCGTCGACTTCCTGATCGGACGCATCACGCCGCCCGAGGAGGTCCAGCGCAGGATCGACGACCGCGCCGGCATGGCGGCGATCGGCGACCTCGACGCCTACTTGAAGTTCCGCGCCGCGAACGCGCTCGGCGGCACGGGCCATGGTGGCGGCGGTGGGGCGAACGGAAGCGGCGCCGGGCACGACGCTGGCGCGGCGAACGCGATGGAGATCGGCCTTGGCGCCGGTCTCGGCATGCTGCTGCCCGGCATGGTGCTGCGCTCGCTGCGCGGCGAGCCGATCACGTCGTCCGCGATGCTCGAGCGCGAGGGCTTGCACTGTCCCGAGTGCCACGCCGCGGTGTCGCCGGACTGCCGCTTCTGTCCGCACTGCGGGCACCAGCTGGTGGTCGCGCGCAAGTGTCCGCGCTGCGACAAGAACGTCACCGCGCAGGCGAACTTCTGCCCGGCGTGCGGCGTCGATCTGAGCCGCAAGCTGACCTGCACCGCCTGCGCGACGCGGCTCCCGCACGGAACGCGCTTCTGCTTCCACTGCGGCGAGAAGGTGGTCGAGCCCGCTCCGCCGCAGGCGCGCTAG
- a CDS encoding cytochrome B6: protein MDLRASLAALAATLLTTSLAAPFPASAQTEQQRQPAARQQAQAQGQQAQDLTPAQRIGEELKQAGIAQRGDTSFAPVAEKIDFPALMKQLSDEKPQFMRRQQELLESRYDLSNKPSTDTKMSRGKPIQEGVRVKLPPGVTWEQLAQMTPDEIRERDLFPKGFLPLPHPKHEEGGMVFPKMHIDEIKRQEGRDLTRFDVDFDIPEHFLPEFPPAIYLTTRPDLGDVSQGQLVTNENFYELFNGILNPKQLDGLRLLVTPFPQQQFNFTDDRRSAEPHRGVACFDCHANGHTNASTHLVGDIRPQAFRHRIDTPSLRGVNIQRLFGSQRALKTIEDFTEFEQRAAYFDGDPVIATKKGINPLERGSQVHAMAEFQELLDFPPAPKLDVFGRLIRERATEQELRGEEIFFGKGQCASCHVPPYYTDNLMHNLQVERFYKAQMINGRVAAADGPIKTFPLRGIKESPPYLHDDRLLTLADTVEFFNLVLGTQLTQQEKEDLVAFLKTL, encoded by the coding sequence ATGGATCTTCGTGCTTCGCTCGCCGCGCTCGCGGCGACCCTACTCACGACTTCGCTCGCCGCGCCGTTTCCCGCGAGCGCCCAGACCGAGCAGCAACGGCAGCCCGCAGCGCGCCAGCAAGCCCAGGCGCAAGGACAGCAAGCGCAGGATCTCACGCCCGCGCAGCGCATCGGTGAGGAGCTGAAGCAGGCGGGCATCGCGCAGCGCGGCGACACGAGCTTCGCGCCGGTCGCGGAGAAGATCGATTTCCCGGCGCTGATGAAGCAGCTGAGCGACGAGAAGCCGCAGTTCATGCGCCGCCAGCAGGAGCTCCTCGAGAGCCGCTACGACCTGTCGAACAAGCCGTCGACCGACACCAAGATGTCGCGCGGCAAGCCGATCCAGGAAGGCGTGCGCGTCAAGCTGCCGCCCGGCGTCACCTGGGAGCAGCTCGCGCAGATGACCCCCGACGAGATCCGCGAGCGCGACCTCTTCCCGAAGGGCTTCCTGCCGCTGCCGCACCCGAAGCACGAGGAAGGCGGCATGGTGTTCCCGAAGATGCACATCGACGAGATCAAGCGTCAGGAGGGCCGTGACCTGACGCGCTTCGACGTCGACTTCGACATCCCGGAGCACTTCCTGCCCGAGTTCCCGCCGGCGATCTACTTGACGACGCGTCCGGACCTCGGCGACGTCTCGCAGGGCCAGCTGGTCACCAACGAGAACTTCTACGAGCTGTTCAACGGCATCCTGAACCCGAAGCAGCTCGACGGCCTGCGCCTGCTCGTCACGCCGTTCCCGCAGCAGCAGTTCAACTTCACCGACGACCGCCGCTCGGCCGAGCCGCACCGCGGCGTCGCCTGCTTCGACTGCCACGCGAACGGCCACACCAACGCGTCGACGCACCTCGTCGGCGACATCCGCCCGCAGGCCTTCCGCCACCGCATCGACACGCCGTCGCTGCGCGGGGTCAACATCCAGCGCCTGTTCGGCTCGCAGCGCGCGCTCAAGACGATCGAGGACTTCACCGAGTTCGAGCAGCGCGCCGCCTACTTCGACGGCGACCCGGTGATCGCGACCAAGAAGGGCATCAACCCGCTCGAGCGCGGCAGCCAGGTGCACGCGATGGCGGAGTTCCAGGAGCTACTCGACTTCCCGCCGGCGCCGAAGCTCGACGTCTTCGGACGCCTGATCCGCGAGCGCGCGACCGAGCAGGAGCTACGCGGCGAGGAGATCTTCTTCGGCAAGGGCCAGTGCGCGTCCTGCCACGTCCCGCCGTATTACACCGACAACCTGATGCACAACCTGCAGGTCGAGCGCTTCTACAAGGCGCAGATGATCAACGGCCGCGTCGCCGCCGCGGACGGCCCGATCAAGACCTTCCCGCTGCGCGGCATCAAGGAGTCGCCACCGTATCTGCACGACGATCGGCTCTTGACGCTCGCGGACACGGTCGAGTTCTTCAACCTCGTCCTGGGCACGCAGCTCACGCAGCAGGAGAAGGAAGATCTGGTCGCGTTCCTGAAGACGCTCTGA
- a CDS encoding MFS transporter: MHARVLSGRFLRLTVANFCFFMTFASFFLLPLHVRALGGTDRTVGFVMGTTGIAGLVGVFLVGTLIDRVGCRVFLRSGLALMAVVSLAFAFVRELGWPLFVLRGLQGLAFAAGFNAASTLAAAFAPPERRATALGFFGISTLTTHALAPTLGEQILRVASFHVLFAVAAAFSVIGLALAWTLPEPELPKAPSGASAPMPRALVVSLAATLCCGVAFGAVMTFVPTFAVDARLGPVSVFFLAYTSMAIMTRLWAGKLADDIGLRRMILPGMAWLAVSIYGLARVDSTLTFLVAGVSFGLAQGVVYPTLNAFSVDLAAEGQLGRVQAFYNGTFNLGITSGSFALGPVVNAFGHRTMFVCAAGAALLAFVLFLGGTREPAVARGR; encoded by the coding sequence GTGCACGCTCGCGTCCTGTCCGGCCGCTTCCTGCGCCTGACGGTCGCGAACTTCTGCTTCTTCATGACGTTCGCGTCCTTCTTCCTGCTGCCGCTGCACGTGCGCGCGCTCGGCGGCACGGACCGGACCGTCGGCTTCGTCATGGGGACGACGGGAATCGCGGGGCTGGTCGGCGTCTTCCTGGTCGGCACGCTGATCGACCGCGTCGGCTGCCGCGTGTTCCTGCGCAGCGGGCTCGCGCTGATGGCGGTCGTGTCGCTCGCGTTCGCCTTCGTGCGCGAGCTCGGCTGGCCGCTGTTCGTGCTGCGCGGGCTGCAGGGTCTCGCGTTCGCGGCGGGCTTCAACGCGGCGTCGACGCTCGCGGCGGCGTTCGCGCCGCCCGAGCGCCGCGCCACCGCGCTCGGCTTCTTCGGCATCTCGACGCTCACGACGCACGCCCTCGCCCCGACGCTCGGCGAGCAGATCCTCCGTGTCGCGAGCTTCCACGTGCTGTTCGCGGTCGCAGCGGCCTTCTCGGTGATCGGGCTCGCGCTCGCCTGGACGCTGCCCGAGCCCGAGCTGCCCAAGGCGCCGAGCGGCGCGAGCGCGCCGATGCCGCGCGCGCTCGTCGTGAGCCTGGCCGCGACGCTCTGCTGCGGCGTCGCGTTCGGCGCCGTGATGACCTTCGTGCCGACCTTCGCGGTCGACGCGCGGCTCGGCCCGGTGTCGGTCTTCTTCCTGGCCTACACGTCGATGGCGATCATGACGCGGCTCTGGGCCGGCAAGCTCGCCGACGACATCGGGCTCAGGCGCATGATCCTGCCCGGCATGGCGTGGCTCGCGGTCTCGATCTACGGGCTCGCCCGCGTCGACTCGACGCTCACCTTCCTCGTCGCCGGCGTGTCGTTCGGGCTCGCGCAGGGCGTCGTCTACCCGACCCTGAACGCGTTCAGCGTCGACCTCGCCGCGGAAGGTCAGCTGGGTCGCGTGCAGGCGTTCTACAACGGCACCTTCAACCTCGGCATCACCTCGGGCTCGTTCGCGCTGGGTCCGGTGGTGAACGCCTTCGGCCACCGTACGATGTTCGTTTGTGCCGCGGGCGCCGCGCTGCTCGCCTTCGTGCTCTTCCTCGGCGGCACGCGGGAGCCGGCGGTCGCAAGGGGGCGCTGA
- a CDS encoding Smr/MutS family protein, giving the protein MTGFRARLRTVLRDVFGLVPTLDLHGLRPREAIEATERFVTEAHAAGETVIRIVYGKGRGSPGGVGVLRQAIPGWLEQHKTDLVERFERELDRDGNDGAMRVWLRQKRDDASKPDEADGADGKDGKATKRT; this is encoded by the coding sequence ATGACTGGCTTTCGCGCGCGGCTGCGCACCGTGCTGCGCGACGTCTTCGGGCTCGTTCCGACGCTCGACCTGCACGGTCTCCGTCCGCGCGAGGCGATCGAGGCGACCGAGCGCTTCGTCACCGAGGCGCACGCCGCCGGCGAGACCGTGATCCGGATCGTCTACGGCAAGGGCCGCGGCAGCCCGGGCGGCGTCGGCGTGCTGCGTCAAGCCATCCCCGGCTGGCTCGAGCAGCACAAGACGGACCTGGTCGAGCGCTTCGAGCGCGAGCTCGACCGCGACGGCAACGACGGCGCGATGCGCGTCTGGCTGCGTCAGAAGCGGGACGACGCGAGCAAGCCCGACGAGGCGGACGGCGCGGACGGGAAGGACGGGAAGGCCACGAAGCGGACGTGA
- a CDS encoding serine hydrolase domain-containing protein translates to MLSALYPLCRVPESLDEVTTVRPDAEVPPRDLGLDRDAVESIWQAVQSLYASGAHPAIALCVRWRGHVVLDRAIGHARGNSPNDPPDAPKVLATPDTPFCLLSGSKPVTAMVLHLMDQRNLIRLDDAIAEYIPEFARHGKESITFRHILAHRAGVPNPPADSMDPTLLEHPDRIVELLCEQRPLWRPGTRLAYHAVTTGFLLGEVVRRVTGKDIRTYLAESILAPLGFRWMNYGVAPEDVPQVAVNAFTGPPPLPPVSTLFQRALGLPVQQVVEMSNDRRFLTSIFPSGNVVATANEASRFYELLRRGGELDGVRIFDRRTVRRATAEHSYLEPDFTLVLPFRYGLGFMLGGEWFSLYGPYTPHAYGHIGFTNIVTWADPERDVAGALLTSGKPIVYPQIFWIFEILRRIGNAFPRHAYAP, encoded by the coding sequence ATGCTGTCCGCGCTCTACCCGCTGTGCCGCGTGCCCGAGTCGCTCGACGAGGTGACCACGGTGCGACCCGACGCCGAGGTCCCGCCGCGCGACCTCGGGCTCGACCGCGACGCCGTCGAGAGCATCTGGCAGGCGGTGCAGAGCCTCTATGCGAGCGGCGCGCACCCGGCGATCGCGCTCTGCGTGCGCTGGCGCGGCCACGTCGTGCTCGACCGCGCGATCGGCCACGCGCGCGGCAACTCGCCGAACGACCCGCCCGACGCGCCGAAGGTGCTGGCGACGCCCGACACGCCTTTCTGCCTGCTGTCGGGCTCGAAGCCGGTGACCGCGATGGTCCTGCACCTCATGGACCAGCGCAATCTGATCCGGCTCGACGACGCGATCGCGGAGTACATCCCGGAGTTCGCGCGCCACGGCAAGGAGAGCATCACGTTCCGGCACATCCTCGCGCACCGCGCGGGCGTGCCGAACCCGCCCGCCGACTCGATGGACCCGACGCTGCTCGAGCACCCCGACCGCATCGTCGAGCTGCTCTGCGAGCAGCGTCCGCTGTGGCGGCCGGGCACTCGCCTCGCCTACCACGCGGTGACGACGGGCTTCCTGCTCGGCGAGGTCGTGCGCCGGGTGACCGGCAAGGACATCCGCACCTACCTCGCGGAGAGCATCCTCGCGCCGCTCGGCTTCCGCTGGATGAACTACGGCGTCGCCCCCGAGGACGTGCCGCAGGTCGCCGTCAACGCCTTCACCGGTCCGCCGCCGCTGCCGCCGGTCTCGACGCTCTTCCAGCGCGCGCTCGGCCTGCCCGTGCAGCAGGTGGTCGAGATGAGCAACGACCGACGCTTCCTGACGAGCATCTTCCCGTCCGGCAACGTCGTCGCGACGGCGAACGAGGCGTCGCGCTTCTACGAGCTGCTGCGCCGCGGCGGCGAGCTCGACGGCGTGCGCATCTTCGACCGCCGCACCGTGCGGCGCGCGACCGCCGAGCACTCCTACCTCGAGCCCGACTTCACGCTCGTCCTGCCGTTCCGCTACGGCCTCGGCTTCATGCTCGGCGGCGAGTGGTTCAGCCTCTACGGACCGTACACGCCGCACGCCTACGGCCACATCGGCTTCACCAACATCGTCACCTGGGCCGATCCCGAGCGCGACGTCGCAGGGGCGCTGCTGACCAGCGGCAAGCCGATCGTCTACCCGCAGATCTTCTGGATCTTCGAGATCCTGCGGCGCATCGGCAACGCGTTCCCGCGCCACGCGTACGCGCCCTGA
- a CDS encoding DUF445 domain-containing protein: protein MARRNRVGTISLTVAVAGAVASRAALAVGPYAGAPWLEVIAAGFEAAVVGGLADWFAVTALFRHPLGLPIPHTAIIPRRREKIIESIVSMVQNEWLSPEVIGARLARIAPSALLLEWLEDPSHVERLGGPMRDLLRALARTLGEEEVHAFLERTIRNQLRDVPADRTAARWLATAVDSEDAAAVVQSLALSLANLADRPSTAAELQWWIERSAEKLRESGKRVVPFFLRRPVVQRKIVEAACSYASSELRLAAHDPEHPLRRAALATVRRYAQRLADGDPEATAQLARVRDALFESMELRPIVADALARLREQLDRELADPRGALSTFLDRQMRDGIIRLLSDPQRRETFDHWVRATAIDLLERHHDQIGLTVRENLEALETGQLVQQIEDRVGSDLQFIRLNGALVGGLIGLVLAVLNRVLG from the coding sequence GTGGCGCGGCGGAACCGGGTCGGGACCATCTCGCTGACGGTCGCGGTGGCTGGCGCCGTCGCCTCCCGAGCTGCGCTCGCGGTCGGACCCTACGCGGGCGCGCCCTGGCTCGAGGTGATCGCCGCGGGCTTCGAGGCGGCCGTGGTCGGCGGGCTCGCCGACTGGTTCGCCGTGACCGCGCTCTTCCGCCACCCGCTCGGCCTGCCGATCCCGCACACCGCGATCATCCCGCGCCGGCGCGAGAAGATCATCGAGAGCATCGTCTCGATGGTGCAGAACGAGTGGCTCTCGCCCGAGGTGATCGGCGCGCGGCTCGCGCGCATCGCGCCGAGCGCGCTGCTGCTCGAGTGGCTCGAGGACCCGTCGCACGTCGAGCGCCTCGGCGGTCCGATGCGCGATCTCTTGCGCGCGCTCGCGCGCACGCTCGGCGAGGAGGAGGTGCACGCGTTCCTCGAGCGCACGATCCGCAACCAGCTGCGCGACGTGCCCGCCGATCGCACGGCCGCGCGCTGGCTCGCGACCGCGGTCGACAGCGAGGACGCGGCCGCGGTCGTGCAGTCGCTCGCGCTGTCGCTCGCGAACCTCGCCGACCGGCCGAGCACCGCGGCCGAGCTGCAGTGGTGGATCGAGCGCTCGGCGGAGAAGCTGCGCGAGAGCGGCAAGCGGGTCGTGCCGTTCTTCCTGCGGCGTCCGGTCGTGCAGCGGAAGATCGTCGAGGCGGCGTGCTCCTACGCGTCCTCCGAGCTGCGGCTCGCGGCGCACGACCCCGAGCACCCGCTGCGTCGCGCGGCGCTCGCGACCGTGCGCCGCTACGCGCAACGCCTCGCCGACGGCGATCCCGAAGCGACCGCGCAGCTCGCGCGCGTGCGCGACGCGCTCTTCGAGAGCATGGAGCTGCGCCCGATCGTCGCCGATGCGCTCGCGCGCCTGCGCGAGCAGCTCGACCGCGAGCTCGCCGACCCGCGCGGCGCGCTGTCGACCTTCCTCGACCGTCAGATGCGCGACGGCATCATCCGCCTGCTGTCCGACCCGCAGCGCCGCGAGACCTTCGACCACTGGGTGCGCGCGACCGCGATCGACCTGCTCGAGCGTCACCACGACCAGATTGGCTTGACGGTGCGCGAGAACCTCGAGGCGCTCGAGACCGGCCAGCTCGTGCAGCAGATCGAGGACCGCGTCGGCTCGGACCTGCAGTTCATCCGCCTGAACGGCGCGCTCGTGGGCGGGCTGATCGGGCTCGTGCTGGCGGTGCTGAACCGCGTGCTCGGCTGA
- a CDS encoding SIMPL domain-containing protein (The SIMPL domain is named for its presence in mouse protein SIMPL (signalling molecule that associates with mouse pelle-like kinase). Bacterial member BP26, from Brucella, was shown to assemble into a channel-like structure, while YggE from E. coli has been associated with resistance to oxidative stress.), with the protein MRHLVATLSVFALVPLALAPAARAQGQEEQKPPSIVVNGEGVVRAAPDRAFVTVSVESRDKNPSEAQRETAAAMDAVRKKLAAAGVKDDQIKTVAYDLQLEYDWDQGRRIARDYLSRDAIEVRLDDVASVGKIIDAAVSAGATNVGGVRFDLKERDALEREALRLAVDDARARAEAAATGAGVRVGPVLRIEEQRIFPPRPVPMMMKAAVADAEAAPETTISAGEIELRGQVTLTVRIEQ; encoded by the coding sequence ATGAGGCACCTGGTCGCGACCCTCTCGGTTTTCGCTCTGGTCCCCTTGGCGTTGGCGCCCGCGGCGCGCGCGCAGGGACAGGAGGAGCAGAAGCCGCCCTCGATCGTGGTCAACGGCGAGGGCGTCGTGCGCGCGGCGCCGGACCGCGCGTTCGTCACCGTCTCGGTCGAGTCGCGCGACAAGAACCCGAGCGAGGCGCAACGCGAGACCGCAGCCGCGATGGACGCGGTCCGCAAGAAGCTCGCCGCCGCGGGCGTCAAGGACGACCAGATCAAGACCGTCGCCTACGACCTGCAGCTCGAGTACGACTGGGACCAGGGACGCCGCATCGCGCGCGACTACCTGTCGCGCGACGCGATCGAGGTGCGGCTCGACGACGTCGCGAGCGTCGGCAAGATCATCGACGCCGCGGTGTCGGCCGGCGCGACCAACGTCGGCGGCGTGCGCTTCGACCTCAAGGAGCGCGACGCGCTCGAGCGCGAGGCGCTGCGTCTCGCGGTCGACGACGCGCGCGCCCGCGCCGAGGCCGCGGCGACCGGAGCCGGCGTGCGGGTCGGACCGGTGCTGCGCATCGAGGAGCAGCGCATCTTCCCGCCGCGTCCAGTGCCGATGATGATGAAGGCCGCGGTCGCCGACGCCGAGGCGGCGCCCGAGACCACGATCAGCGCCGGCGAGATCGAGCTCCGCGGTCAGGTGACGCTGACGGTGCGGATCGAGCAGTAG
- a CDS encoding cytochrome c — translation MSRHGKSLLLAWGSRAAIATVIAFGLADAAHAQRTSGIQLTPDSGRYLINKDVPPNQRWAITWNLEDRTITGNVFFTDDSAEPQFIWCEQIGEAPSPNPAESQFSFRCFGAGPCAEAPCNPGSFVQISEVTLPGSFLYPPGTASTLSGNVQPIFTATCATNLACHVEGGAGPVDLSTGHSWAGTFLVTSTQDRQKFYVDPFDPDLSYLFNKVEGTGIGSRMPLNAPPLTQEQLDAIRRWILEGAANN, via the coding sequence ATGTCACGACACGGCAAGAGCCTTCTGCTGGCCTGGGGAAGCCGGGCCGCCATCGCGACGGTCATCGCCTTCGGACTCGCGGACGCCGCGCACGCGCAGCGCACGTCCGGGATCCAGCTCACGCCCGACTCGGGGCGCTACCTGATCAACAAGGACGTGCCGCCCAACCAGCGCTGGGCGATCACCTGGAACCTCGAGGACCGCACCATCACCGGCAACGTCTTTTTCACCGACGACAGCGCGGAGCCGCAGTTCATCTGGTGCGAGCAGATCGGCGAGGCGCCGTCCCCGAACCCTGCCGAGTCGCAGTTCAGCTTCCGCTGCTTCGGCGCCGGTCCGTGCGCCGAGGCGCCGTGCAACCCGGGCTCGTTCGTGCAGATCTCCGAGGTGACGCTGCCGGGCTCGTTCCTCTACCCGCCGGGCACCGCGTCGACGCTGAGCGGCAACGTGCAGCCGATCTTCACCGCCACGTGCGCGACCAACCTCGCGTGCCACGTCGAGGGCGGCGCGGGCCCCGTCGACCTGAGCACGGGCCACTCGTGGGCCGGAACGTTCCTGGTGACGTCGACGCAGGATCGGCAGAAGTTCTACGTCGACCCGTTCGATCCCGACCTGAGCTACCTGTTCAACAAGGTCGAGGGCACCGGCATCGGCTCGCGCATGCCGCTCAACGCGCCGCCGCTCACGCAGGAGCAGCTCGACGCGATCCGCCGCTGGATCCTCGAGGGCGCGGCGAACAACTGA
- a CDS encoding acyl carrier protein encodes MTTLDRVRKVVAEVMRVPLEDVRPTVPIEELGETDSLTLAEIATALDSEFDVRVPSEGLIDARSVNDLVALVESLVSQTSSA; translated from the coding sequence ATGACGACGCTGGACCGGGTGCGCAAGGTGGTGGCCGAGGTGATGCGCGTGCCGCTCGAGGACGTGCGGCCGACGGTGCCGATCGAGGAGCTCGGCGAGACCGACTCGCTGACGCTCGCCGAGATCGCGACCGCGCTCGACTCGGAGTTCGACGTCCGCGTGCCGAGCGAGGGGCTGATCGACGCGCGCTCGGTGAACGACCTGGTCGCGCTGGTCGAGTCGCTGGTCTCGCAGACGTCGAGCGCCTAG
- a CDS encoding class I SAM-dependent methyltransferase, with the protein MPDETLDDKVQNWFQRQTREVAEPATPPSLAALIARRGAEPPAEAALRAHALGARGLRLPPQELIDWVGGGDVHVFQTVGLLNTWQVLVYCRLRPDERVLEPGCGCGRNARWLAPYLSNGGSFDGFDVHRPSIEWAAEAITRVYPNVRFRHADVANSNYNPSGTLRDSEYVFPYDAGAFDVVFLPSVFTHLTRSGFEHYAREIARVLAPGGRVLSWHFLLDDTARELVRAGRSALPLAPWDDVSWVMEPENPCAAIAFDEAYVLETFERVGLRPEFVSHGTWSGRVPDGLVDAQDRVLAVKPG; encoded by the coding sequence GTGCCGGACGAGACGCTCGACGACAAGGTGCAGAACTGGTTCCAGCGCCAGACGCGCGAGGTGGCCGAGCCCGCGACGCCGCCGTCGCTCGCGGCGCTGATCGCGCGCCGCGGCGCGGAGCCGCCGGCGGAAGCCGCGCTGCGCGCGCACGCGCTCGGTGCGCGCGGTCTGCGCCTGCCGCCGCAGGAGCTCATCGACTGGGTCGGCGGCGGCGACGTGCACGTCTTCCAGACCGTCGGCCTGCTCAACACCTGGCAGGTGCTGGTGTACTGCCGGCTGCGTCCCGACGAGCGCGTCCTCGAGCCGGGCTGCGGCTGCGGACGCAACGCGCGCTGGCTCGCGCCGTACCTCTCGAACGGCGGCAGCTTCGACGGCTTCGACGTCCACCGGCCGTCGATCGAGTGGGCCGCGGAGGCGATCACGCGCGTCTACCCGAACGTCCGCTTCCGCCACGCCGACGTCGCGAACAGCAACTACAACCCGTCGGGCACGCTGCGCGACTCGGAGTACGTCTTTCCGTACGACGCCGGCGCGTTCGACGTCGTGTTCCTGCCGTCGGTGTTCACGCACCTGACGCGCTCGGGCTTCGAGCACTACGCGCGCGAGATCGCGCGCGTGCTGGCGCCGGGCGGCCGGGTGCTCTCGTGGCATTTCTTGCTTGACGATACCGCGCGCGAGCTCGTGCGTGCGGGACGCTCCGCGCTGCCGCTCGCTCCGTGGGACGACGTCTCGTGGGTGATGGAGCCCGAGAACCCGTGCGCGGCGATCGCGTTCGACGAGGCGTACGTGCTCGAAACCTTCGAGCGGGTCGGGCTGCGTCCCGAGTTCGTCTCGCACGGGACGTGGTCGGGGCGGGTGCCGGACGGCCTGGTCGACGCGCAGGACCGCGTCCTGGCGGTGAAGCCCGGCTAG
- a CDS encoding MaoC family dehydratase, producing MPPTYAEKRFADFRVGDHAEVTRTFTQEDVETFARLSGDHHPAHLDEAYGRASRFGSRVVHGMLTASLVSAANALLLGVPGALSVEQTLRFLRPVRVGDTITARSEVVQILPAQKRLRCRTTCRNQRGELVLAGEAIEQKDE from the coding sequence GTGCCACCGACCTACGCAGAGAAGCGCTTCGCCGACTTCCGCGTCGGCGACCACGCCGAGGTCACGCGCACCTTCACGCAGGAGGACGTCGAGACCTTCGCGCGGCTCAGCGGCGATCACCACCCCGCGCACCTCGACGAGGCCTACGGGCGCGCGTCGCGCTTCGGCAGCCGGGTCGTGCACGGCATGCTGACCGCGAGCCTGGTGTCGGCGGCGAACGCGCTCCTGCTCGGCGTCCCGGGCGCGCTGTCGGTCGAGCAGACGCTGCGCTTCCTGCGCCCGGTGCGGGTCGGCGACACGATCACCGCGCGCTCCGAGGTCGTGCAGATCCTGCCCGCGCAGAAGCGGCTGCGCTGCCGCACGACCTGCCGCAACCAGCGCGGCGAGCTCGTGCTCGCGGGCGAGGCGATCGAGCAGAAGGACGAGTGA
- a CDS encoding DUF309 domain-containing protein: MVLDAAREFNAGRFFEAHEVLEEALDDVPDALWPLFLGLIQVAVGYHKLAHGYDGAARMLELGLVKLADLPDDALGIALGALRARAASDLARLQAGQGDAIDLRATPPRLLPAR, translated from the coding sequence GTGGTTCTCGACGCGGCACGCGAGTTCAACGCCGGGCGCTTCTTCGAGGCGCACGAGGTGCTCGAGGAAGCGCTCGACGACGTGCCCGACGCGCTGTGGCCGCTCTTCCTCGGCCTGATCCAGGTCGCAGTCGGCTACCACAAGCTCGCGCACGGCTACGACGGCGCGGCGCGCATGCTCGAGCTCGGGCTCGTCAAGCTCGCAGATCTGCCGGACGACGCGCTCGGCATCGCGCTCGGCGCGCTGCGCGCGCGTGCGGCATCCGACCTTGCGCGGCTGCAGGCAGGGCAGGGCGACGCGATCGACCTGCGCGCGACGCCGCCGCGTCTCCTGCCGGCGCGCTGA